A window of the Desulfobacula toluolica Tol2 genome harbors these coding sequences:
- a CDS encoding alpha/beta fold hydrolase encodes MVKKQINNTLTSTKGFEDLYPFDSNFININGHDLHYIDKGKGKPVLMVHGNPTWSFYYRHLIKTLSKNFRTIAPDHIGCGFSDKPGSKTYDYTLESRVKDLDALVNQLNINEKISLVVHDWGGMIGLAWAIDHPDKIDKIVITNTSGFFLPKEKQFPFLLWLIKYIRAFAVPAVLGLNAFAKGALYLGSETRLSEKVKKGLVEPYNSWKNRIATLKFVQDIPITQKDKSYAIVNHVDQNLKHLDESSLMFLWGAKDFVFDLTFFNEFKTRFPKAASHVFHDAGHYLFEDKPEETSHLIKAFLNQ; translated from the coding sequence ATGGTAAAAAAACAAATTAACAATACACTGACCTCCACCAAAGGCTTTGAAGATCTTTACCCCTTTGATTCCAATTTTATTAACATCAACGGGCATGATCTTCATTATATTGACAAGGGAAAAGGAAAGCCCGTACTGATGGTTCACGGCAATCCCACATGGTCGTTTTACTACCGGCACCTGATCAAAACCCTTTCAAAAAACTTTAGAACCATTGCACCTGATCATATCGGATGCGGATTTTCAGATAAACCTGGTAGCAAAACATATGACTACACCCTTGAATCAAGGGTAAAAGATCTTGATGCTCTGGTCAACCAATTGAACATCAATGAAAAAATCAGCCTGGTTGTTCATGACTGGGGCGGCATGATCGGCCTTGCCTGGGCCATTGATCATCCGGATAAAATTGATAAGATTGTTATTACCAACACGTCGGGATTTTTCCTGCCAAAAGAAAAACAATTTCCTTTCCTGTTATGGCTGATCAAATATATCAGAGCTTTTGCCGTTCCAGCCGTACTCGGGCTTAATGCGTTTGCAAAAGGGGCCCTGTATCTTGGCAGTGAAACAAGATTATCAGAAAAGGTTAAAAAAGGACTTGTTGAACCGTATAATTCCTGGAAAAACCGGATAGCCACCTTGAAATTTGTCCAGGACATCCCTATAACCCAAAAAGACAAAAGCTACGCCATTGTGAATCATGTGGATCAGAACCTTAAACATCTGGATGAATCCAGCCTGATGTTTTTATGGGGAGCAAAGGATTTTGTTTTTGACCTGACTTTTTTCAATGAATTCAAAACAAGGTTTCCAAAAGCGGCTTCCCATGTTTTTCATGATGCAGGTCATTACCTGTTTGAAGACAAGCCTGAAGAAACAAGTCACCTGATCAAGGCTTTTTTAAACCAATAA
- a CDS encoding fatty acid CoA ligase family protein → MTSYSNISLGLKQTCEKYPYKRAIVYPSGRDRNGRVLYSQMTFSQLDRQSDKLAFGLEEIGITRGTRTILMVPPGMEFFIIVFAMFKVGAIPVVVDPGMGIGRMLQCLQQGRPKAFIGIEKAHLLRKLKPGFFTSVKHWVTVGKRWFWGGYTLDQLMAQTDDPYPIAQTTRDEAAAIVFTTGSTGPAKGVVYTHGNFEAQIKQIREHFQIEPDEIDLPTFPLFALFDPVLGMTAVIPDMDPTKPALVDPAKIIEAVENQGITNMFASPALLNRVGKFGKENHIKLPSLRRVVSAGAPVTPANIEQFSTLLFDHAQIHTPYGATESVPIISIGSNEILSETKKLSEQGFGMCIGRPICDTRVEIIKISDNPITQFHDNLKMPENQVGEITVTADLVTENYFNNHEADLLAKIPDPNGKIWHRMGDLGWKDSKGRIWFCGRKNHRVVTRDETLFTIPVEAIFNNHENVFRSALAGAGPKHMQIPVIFIEPCTKPEDKNAFINELLEIAKSNPLTQMIEHIFIEKAFPVDIRHNSKIFREKLAVKATKKLNL, encoded by the coding sequence ATGACATCCTATTCAAACATTTCACTTGGTCTAAAACAAACCTGTGAAAAATATCCCTACAAACGAGCAATTGTTTATCCTTCAGGCAGAGACAGGAACGGCAGGGTTTTATACAGCCAGATGACGTTTTCCCAGCTTGACAGGCAATCGGACAAACTTGCCTTCGGCCTTGAAGAAATCGGCATTACCAGGGGAACCAGAACCATTTTAATGGTGCCGCCGGGTATGGAATTTTTTATAATCGTATTTGCCATGTTCAAAGTGGGGGCAATACCCGTTGTCGTTGATCCAGGAATGGGGATCGGCCGAATGCTTCAATGCCTTCAGCAGGGGAGACCCAAAGCCTTTATCGGCATAGAAAAAGCCCATTTGTTACGAAAACTGAAACCCGGTTTCTTTACATCTGTAAAACACTGGGTTACGGTGGGCAAACGATGGTTCTGGGGTGGATATACCCTTGACCAGCTCATGGCGCAGACCGATGATCCTTACCCCATAGCACAAACAACCCGTGATGAAGCCGCTGCCATTGTTTTTACAACAGGATCAACCGGCCCTGCCAAAGGTGTTGTCTATACCCATGGAAACTTTGAGGCCCAGATAAAACAGATACGGGAACACTTTCAGATTGAACCCGATGAAATCGATCTGCCGACGTTTCCGTTGTTTGCTCTTTTTGATCCGGTACTTGGCATGACAGCTGTTATTCCTGATATGGATCCTACCAAACCGGCTCTTGTTGACCCTGCAAAAATCATAGAAGCCGTTGAAAACCAAGGGATCACAAATATGTTTGCCTCCCCTGCTCTCTTGAACAGGGTGGGCAAATTCGGCAAGGAAAACCATATCAAACTGCCGTCTTTAAGGCGTGTGGTATCTGCAGGCGCTCCGGTGACGCCCGCCAACATAGAACAATTTTCCACCCTGCTGTTTGACCATGCGCAAATCCATACTCCCTATGGCGCAACCGAATCCGTACCAATCATATCCATCGGGTCCAATGAAATCCTTTCTGAAACCAAAAAACTTTCCGAACAGGGATTTGGCATGTGCATTGGCAGGCCCATTTGCGACACCCGGGTTGAAATAATTAAAATCAGTGACAATCCCATCACCCAATTCCATGATAATCTTAAGATGCCTGAAAACCAGGTTGGAGAAATAACGGTAACAGCAGACCTTGTAACGGAAAACTATTTTAATAATCATGAAGCAGACCTGCTGGCCAAGATCCCTGATCCGAACGGCAAGATATGGCACCGAATGGGGGATCTTGGATGGAAGGATTCAAAAGGAAGAATATGGTTTTGCGGAAGAAAAAACCACAGAGTTGTCACCAGAGATGAAACTCTGTTCACTATCCCTGTGGAAGCCATTTTCAACAACCATGAAAACGTGTTCAGAAGCGCACTTGCAGGTGCGGGTCCGAAACACATGCAGATACCGGTTATTTTTATAGAGCCCTGTACAAAACCAGAAGATAAAAACGCCTTTATCAATGAACTGCTGGAAATTGCAAAATCAAATCCTTTAACACAAATGATTGAGCATATTTTTATTGAAAAAGCCTTTCCTGTGGATATCCGGCACAACTCAAAGATATTCAGGGAGAAACTTGCCGTTAAAGCAACTAAAAAACTGAATTTATGA